Proteins encoded together in one Kutzneria kofuensis window:
- a CDS encoding SDR family oxidoreductase produces MSGIEGKVVAITGASSGIGEATALLLAEQGARLVLGARREDRLAAVTARIGGEAACLRTDVTRRDDLHALVALAGDRFGRLDVMVNNAGAGPISPLDDLRVDEWDQMVDVNVKGLLHGIAAALPVFRRQGAGHFVTTVSTAAFRIVPAMAVYAGTKFAQRAICEGLRQEAGDALRVTTVLPGPIATAFGEASSNRHIRDRVTRELGRIAIAPAAVARAIAFAIEQPADVEMNEIVVRPTAQA; encoded by the coding sequence ATGTCAGGAATCGAGGGCAAGGTCGTGGCCATCACCGGCGCCAGCAGCGGGATCGGCGAGGCGACCGCACTGCTGCTGGCCGAACAGGGCGCGCGGTTGGTGCTCGGAGCCCGTCGCGAAGATCGACTCGCCGCGGTGACCGCCCGCATCGGCGGCGAGGCCGCGTGCCTCCGCACGGACGTGACCCGACGGGACGACCTGCACGCGCTGGTCGCCCTGGCCGGCGACCGGTTCGGCCGGCTGGACGTGATGGTCAACAATGCGGGCGCGGGCCCGATCTCACCGCTGGACGATCTCCGGGTCGACGAGTGGGACCAGATGGTCGACGTCAACGTCAAGGGCCTGCTGCACGGGATCGCCGCCGCGCTGCCGGTGTTCCGGCGGCAGGGCGCCGGGCACTTCGTCACCACGGTGTCCACGGCCGCGTTCCGCATCGTGCCGGCGATGGCGGTCTACGCCGGCACGAAGTTCGCCCAGCGGGCCATCTGCGAGGGCCTGCGCCAGGAAGCCGGCGACGCGCTGCGGGTCACCACGGTCTTGCCCGGCCCGATCGCCACCGCCTTCGGCGAGGCGTCGAGCAACCGTCACATCCGCGACCGGGTCACCCGGGAGCTGGGCCGGATCGCCATCGCCCCGGCCGCCGTCGCCCGGGCCATCGCCTTCGCCATCGAGCAGCCCGCGGACGTCGAGATGAACGAGATCGTGGTGCGGCCGACGGCCCAGGCCTAG
- a CDS encoding discoidin domain-containing protein: MSAPRPAPRWAAALLGLGLLAMGGPALAASAPSAPSPTAATTPTVTASSATTGQPAGKIADSDRNSYWQSSGAAFPQWAQVDLGKVSRIGGVVMKVPAGWGSRTETLAVQGSNDGRGYSTIVGSKPYTFDPKSDNTVRVDFGTTLSRYVRVEITGNSAGQQAQLSDLEVVPAAVAATNLAAGKPMTSSGSVQNYVPANANDGDQSSYWESTNNAFPQWLQVDLGASVSSTQIVLKLPTANWGARTETLTVQGSTDGSNFSQLVASAGYTFDPASNNTVTINYTPVTTRYLRLNITGNTGWPAGQVSEFEVYGPSGGDTQPPTAPSNLTYTQPASGQIKLTWNAATDNVGVTGYDVYANNSLRSSVSGTTLTYTDNQPDSATVTYFVRAHDAAGNQSANSNSVTRTGTGNPGSNLAVGKPITASSTTLNFVATNANDNDTSTYWEGAGGTYPQTLTVQLGSNADTSSVVVKLNPASIWGPRTQTIEVLGREQSGSGFTSLVPAKSYSFDPASGNTVTIPVSARVADVQLKFTANSGAGGGQAAEFQVIGVPAPNPDLTITGSSWTPSSPVETDSITASATVKNSGPLSAGATDVNFYLGTTKVGTASVGALAAGASSTVSASIGTRDAGSYQLTAKVDEANKVIEQNEANNSYTNPTALVVTPVQSSDLVATTNWTPGNPSAGNPVQFSVTLKNQGTIASAGGAHGITVKVADAASGSTVATLTGSYSGVINAGATASPVTVGSWTAANGNYTITTTVANDANELPVKQANNTSTSNLFVGRGANMPYDSYEAESGVLGGGAAVLSPNRTIGDLAGEASGRQAVTLNQTGASVEFTTREATNTLVTRFSIPDGTTSTLDIYVDGTLLKPISLTSQYAWLYGAEASPGNDPGAGGPRHIYDEANVLLGTTVPAGHKIRLQKDAANSGTFAIDFINLELATPQANPDPAHYAVPAGFTQQDVQNAFDKVRQDSTLTGVYLPAGDYSISSKMTIYGKAVTVVGAGPWYTRFNSPSGQTNTDVGIDIQSSANGSKVSGVAFFGNWTSRQDGPGKVFNLTNVSNVTLDNIWIEHQMCLFWGQNVQNITISNSRIRDTFADGVNMTNGSSNNHIVNDEARSTGDDSFAMFAATDAGGGNETGNVFENLTAVLTWRAAGFAVYGGEDNTFRNLYVADMLTYAGITVSSLNFGYPMRDFGPDPTTIQNVSIVRAGGHFWGQQTFPGIWLFSANQKFQGIRISDVDIVSPTYSGIMFQTDYVGGAPLNPITDTVLTNVSISGAQQSGDALNAKSGFGIWANELPEPGQGPAVGSATFTNLKLSNNYIDIRNTTSTFTINRN, from the coding sequence ATGAGCGCACCCCGACCCGCGCCGAGATGGGCAGCCGCGCTGCTCGGTCTCGGCCTGCTCGCGATGGGAGGGCCGGCGCTCGCCGCGAGCGCGCCGAGCGCTCCGTCACCCACCGCCGCGACGACCCCGACCGTCACGGCGAGCAGCGCCACCACCGGACAGCCGGCCGGCAAGATCGCCGACTCCGACCGCAACTCGTACTGGCAGAGCTCGGGCGCCGCGTTCCCGCAGTGGGCGCAGGTCGACCTGGGCAAGGTGAGCCGCATCGGCGGCGTGGTGATGAAGGTCCCCGCCGGCTGGGGCAGCCGCACCGAGACCCTCGCCGTGCAGGGCAGCAATGACGGCCGGGGCTACAGCACCATCGTCGGCTCGAAGCCGTACACGTTCGACCCGAAGTCCGACAACACCGTGCGGGTCGACTTCGGCACGACCCTGTCCCGCTACGTCCGCGTCGAGATCACCGGCAACTCCGCCGGCCAGCAGGCCCAGCTGTCCGACCTCGAGGTCGTGCCGGCCGCCGTCGCCGCCACCAACCTGGCCGCCGGCAAGCCGATGACGTCCAGCGGCTCCGTGCAGAACTACGTGCCGGCCAACGCCAACGACGGCGACCAGAGCAGCTACTGGGAGAGCACGAACAACGCGTTCCCGCAGTGGCTGCAGGTCGACCTCGGGGCCTCGGTCAGCAGCACGCAGATCGTGCTCAAGCTGCCGACCGCCAACTGGGGCGCCCGCACCGAGACGCTGACCGTGCAGGGCAGCACCGACGGCAGCAACTTCTCCCAGCTCGTCGCCTCCGCCGGCTACACGTTCGACCCGGCGTCCAACAACACCGTGACGATCAACTACACCCCCGTCACCACCCGGTACCTGCGGCTGAACATCACCGGCAACACCGGCTGGCCGGCCGGCCAGGTCTCGGAGTTCGAGGTGTACGGGCCGAGCGGCGGCGACACGCAGCCGCCGACCGCGCCGTCCAACCTCACCTACACGCAGCCGGCGTCCGGCCAGATCAAGCTCACCTGGAACGCCGCCACCGACAACGTGGGCGTCACCGGCTACGACGTCTACGCCAACAACTCGTTGCGCAGCAGCGTTTCCGGCACCACGCTGACCTACACCGACAACCAGCCGGACTCCGCGACCGTCACCTACTTCGTGCGGGCGCACGACGCGGCCGGCAACCAGTCGGCCAACAGCAACAGCGTCACCCGCACCGGCACCGGCAACCCCGGCTCGAACCTGGCCGTGGGCAAGCCGATCACCGCCTCGTCGACTACGCTGAACTTCGTCGCCACCAACGCCAACGACAACGACACCAGCACGTACTGGGAAGGCGCCGGCGGCACGTATCCGCAGACGCTGACCGTGCAGCTGGGGTCCAATGCGGACACCAGCTCCGTGGTGGTGAAGCTGAACCCGGCCAGCATCTGGGGCCCGCGCACGCAGACCATCGAGGTGCTGGGCCGCGAGCAGAGCGGCTCCGGCTTCACCAGCCTGGTGCCGGCCAAGAGCTACTCGTTCGACCCGGCCTCCGGCAACACGGTCACCATCCCGGTGTCCGCGCGCGTCGCCGACGTGCAGCTGAAGTTCACCGCGAACTCCGGCGCGGGCGGCGGCCAGGCGGCCGAGTTCCAGGTGATCGGCGTGCCCGCGCCCAACCCGGACCTGACGATCACCGGGTCCTCGTGGACGCCGTCGTCGCCGGTGGAGACGGACTCGATCACCGCCAGCGCGACCGTGAAGAACTCCGGCCCGTTGTCGGCCGGCGCCACGGACGTGAACTTCTACCTCGGCACGACCAAGGTCGGCACCGCGTCGGTCGGGGCGCTCGCCGCCGGCGCGTCCAGCACGGTCTCCGCGTCCATCGGCACCCGGGACGCCGGCTCGTACCAGCTGACCGCGAAGGTGGACGAGGCCAACAAGGTCATCGAACAGAACGAGGCCAACAACTCCTACACCAACCCGACCGCGCTGGTGGTGACGCCGGTGCAGAGCAGCGACCTGGTGGCCACCACCAACTGGACGCCGGGCAACCCGTCCGCGGGCAACCCGGTCCAGTTCTCGGTGACGCTGAAGAACCAGGGCACCATCGCGTCGGCCGGCGGCGCTCACGGCATCACCGTCAAGGTCGCCGACGCCGCCAGCGGATCCACGGTGGCGACGCTGACCGGCTCGTACAGCGGCGTGATCAACGCCGGCGCGACGGCCAGCCCGGTGACCGTCGGCAGCTGGACCGCGGCCAACGGCAACTACACCATCACCACCACGGTGGCCAACGACGCCAACGAGTTGCCGGTCAAGCAGGCCAACAACACCAGCACGTCCAACCTCTTCGTCGGCCGCGGCGCCAACATGCCGTACGACTCGTACGAGGCGGAAAGCGGTGTGCTGGGCGGCGGCGCGGCGGTGCTGAGTCCGAACCGGACGATCGGCGACCTCGCCGGCGAGGCGTCCGGCCGGCAGGCCGTCACGCTGAACCAGACCGGCGCGTCGGTGGAGTTCACCACCCGCGAGGCCACCAACACCCTGGTGACCCGGTTCTCCATCCCGGACGGCACGACGTCCACATTGGACATCTACGTGGACGGCACGCTGCTCAAGCCGATCAGCCTGACCTCGCAGTACGCGTGGCTGTACGGCGCGGAGGCGTCGCCGGGCAACGACCCGGGCGCGGGCGGGCCGCGGCACATCTACGACGAGGCCAACGTGCTGCTCGGCACCACGGTGCCGGCCGGCCACAAGATCCGGTTGCAGAAGGACGCCGCCAACTCCGGCACCTTCGCGATCGACTTCATCAACCTGGAACTGGCCACCCCGCAGGCGAACCCGGACCCGGCGCACTACGCCGTGCCGGCCGGCTTCACCCAGCAGGACGTGCAGAACGCGTTCGACAAGGTGCGCCAGGACAGCACCCTGACCGGCGTGTACCTGCCGGCCGGCGACTACTCGATCAGCTCCAAGATGACGATCTACGGCAAGGCGGTCACCGTCGTCGGCGCCGGCCCCTGGTACACCCGGTTCAACTCGCCGAGCGGCCAGACCAACACCGACGTCGGCATCGACATCCAGAGCAGCGCCAACGGGTCCAAGGTGTCCGGCGTCGCCTTCTTCGGCAACTGGACCAGCCGGCAGGACGGCCCGGGCAAGGTGTTCAACCTGACCAACGTCTCCAACGTCACGTTGGACAACATCTGGATCGAGCACCAGATGTGCCTGTTCTGGGGCCAGAACGTGCAGAACATCACCATCTCCAACTCCCGGATCCGGGACACCTTCGCCGACGGCGTGAACATGACCAACGGCAGCTCCAACAACCACATCGTCAACGACGAGGCCCGGTCCACCGGCGACGACAGCTTCGCCATGTTCGCCGCGACCGACGCCGGCGGCGGCAACGAGACCGGCAACGTGTTCGAGAACCTCACCGCCGTGCTGACCTGGCGGGCCGCCGGGTTCGCCGTGTACGGCGGCGAGGACAACACGTTCCGCAACCTGTACGTGGCCGACATGCTGACCTACGCCGGGATCACGGTCAGCTCGCTCAACTTCGGCTACCCGATGCGGGACTTCGGGCCGGATCCGACCACGATCCAGAACGTGTCGATCGTGCGGGCCGGCGGGCACTTCTGGGGCCAGCAGACCTTCCCGGGGATCTGGCTGTTCTCCGCCAACCAGAAGTTCCAGGGGATCAGGATCAGCGACGTCGACATCGTCAGCCCCACCTACAGCGGCATCATGTTCCAGACCGACTACGTCGGCGGGGCGCCGCTCAACCCGATCACCGACACCGTGCTGACCAACGTGTCCATCAGCGGCGCGCAGCAGAGCGGCGACGCCCTCAACGCCAAGTCCGGCTTCGGGATCTGGGCCAACGAGCTGCCCGAACCCGGCCAGGGCCCGGCGGTCGGTTCGGCGACGTTCACCAACCTGAAGCTGTCCAACAACTACATCGACATCAGGAACACGACCAGCACGTTCACCATCAACCGGAACTAG
- a CDS encoding helix-turn-helix transcriptional regulator: MQELGLFLRSRRERLTPADVGLPGTGRRRTPGLRREELALLAGISATWYTYLEQGRDIRASEQVLAALAEALRLDRHERDHLFHLAGHAPAAVADDEQLSAEAAAVPLLLQPNPAYIIGNSYDVLSHNLAADELFPNLTATDRRPNFVRWVFTEPVARHVVVDWEHEARGLLARLRTLAGRHADEPRFTSLIDELHEASAEVRAWWPRYDVQVRQSGRKRLRPPGRGVVEYAYTTFHLAEQADQTLVIYADPAVGKAPDQPPG; the protein is encoded by the coding sequence ATGCAGGAGCTGGGCCTCTTCCTGCGCAGCCGTCGGGAGCGGCTCACCCCCGCCGATGTCGGCCTGCCCGGCACCGGCCGGCGCCGCACGCCGGGGCTGCGCCGGGAGGAACTGGCGCTGCTGGCCGGCATCAGCGCCACCTGGTACACGTACCTGGAGCAGGGCCGGGACATCCGGGCGTCGGAGCAGGTGCTGGCCGCGCTGGCCGAGGCGTTGCGGCTGGACCGGCACGAGCGCGACCATTTGTTCCACCTCGCCGGGCACGCCCCCGCCGCCGTCGCCGACGACGAGCAGCTGTCAGCGGAGGCGGCCGCAGTTCCGCTGCTGCTGCAGCCGAATCCGGCGTACATCATCGGCAACAGCTACGACGTGCTCAGCCACAACCTGGCCGCCGACGAGCTGTTCCCCAACCTGACCGCGACCGACCGGCGGCCGAACTTCGTCCGCTGGGTGTTCACCGAACCGGTGGCCCGGCACGTGGTGGTCGACTGGGAACACGAAGCGCGAGGACTGCTCGCACGGCTGCGCACGCTGGCCGGCCGGCATGCCGACGAACCCCGGTTCACGTCCCTGATCGACGAGCTGCACGAGGCCAGCGCCGAGGTCCGGGCCTGGTGGCCTCGCTACGACGTGCAGGTGCGGCAGAGCGGGCGCAAGCGGCTCCGGCCGCCCGGGCGCGGCGTGGTCGAGTACGCCTACACCACGTTCCACCTGGCCGAACAGGCCGACCAGACGCTGGTGATCTACGCCGACCCGGCGGTGGGGAAAGCGCCGGATCAGCCGCCCGGGTGA
- a CDS encoding carboxypeptidase regulatory-like domain-containing protein, whose translation MPALRTLLAVVATAVAAALTPVAAAAAAPAPPVPQAAEHVCPQKPRPGEVTCFALQRTDVKGAAGVHANAAPAGYGPTDLGSAYNLPSATAGEGQTVAIVDAYDYPNAEEELAIYRQQYGLPPCTTANGCFKRVDQRGGTQYPAQNASWQREEALDLDMVSAVCPRCHIVLVEADDPQVPNMGAAVNEAVALGAKFVSNSYGADEDPAELEIDSAYYDHPGVVMTVSAGDYGYGVEFPASSPHVTSVGGTSLQRDASARGWTESAWSGSGSGCSAYEAKPAFQRDSGCANRTVADVSAVADLNTPVAVYVQGGWVVMGGTSVSSPIIAGVYALAGAPPAGSYPNTFPYKDSRALNDVAGGANGKCSPAYLCTGGPGYDGPTGLGTPNGIAAFTAGPTGSVTGTVTDNTGKALAGAQVKIGDLSANTDSAGHFALDVPAGTYTATATKFGYEDASVSGVAVGDGQTVTENFTLAAIPTTTVSGVVRDGSGHGWPLAAQVQVAGQPTTAVHTDPVSGRYTLTVPQGATYTVQVDPAYPGYLQDSQQVQVGKAAVGHDVAIKVDPVTCGAPGYDNKFSGATQSFDGSSTPDGWTVQNTVPGSRPWEFDNPGRRSNNTGGSGNFAITESNLEGGDQDTTLTSPVYDLSAAANPTLTFGTDFEAYGDSMNASVEYTVDGGTTWTPVWRHNSQDASGKQVLPLPAAAGKSAVQVRFHYVEENFGFWWEVDDVFVGDHACTLTPGGIVTGHVTDKVANVPLAGAAVTSVDHPADKTTTSGDGSYWFFSTQTGTHPISAAATNYVTATTSATITPDGVTPQDFSLDSARLTVNTTAISKSVAWQGNTTATVKVTNTGTAPADVRLDPRPGGYTPAAQVSAPLRKVKGDFSTGPLLGKAKTAAVADTTPAAASWQSVADYPTKIMDNAAVTVNGKVYSFTGLNGTDLTTKNYVYDPGTQSWSPIADLKEARENPFAVAIGTKVYLAGGWGVSGPPNGDLEIYDTATNAWTTGAPMPKAYSAMGSAVVGGKVYVVGGCLQDSCGVTDVQVYDPATNTWSAGPSLPKALSWTSCGTIAGTLYCAGGASGLDYVGVGFGLNTTTGVWSPIASLPVSVFAASSSVGNGQLLVSGGIQDGSLTNAGYAYDPSTNSWSPLPNANATLFRGASACGFYRIGGSAGGFSPTTQDQLLPGYDQCGEYVSIPWLSVAPQNAVTIAPGKSASFTVKLDAASLAQPGAYTASLEVAAVVPHPVAAIPVTFTVKPPATWGKITGTVTGLACKGGAAPIPGATVQIDTWAASYTLKTDANGNYVLWLDNRNNPLTLIVARDGWQPQTRQVKISKGRSVTADFALKPVSC comes from the coding sequence TTGCCCGCACTACGAACGCTGCTCGCGGTGGTGGCGACAGCCGTTGCGGCCGCGCTGACGCCGGTCGCGGCGGCGGCCGCGGCTCCCGCGCCGCCGGTGCCGCAGGCCGCCGAGCACGTCTGCCCGCAGAAACCCAGACCGGGCGAGGTCACCTGTTTCGCGCTGCAGCGCACCGATGTCAAGGGTGCGGCCGGGGTGCACGCGAACGCGGCGCCGGCCGGCTACGGCCCGACCGACCTGGGAAGCGCTTACAACCTGCCGTCGGCGACCGCCGGTGAGGGCCAGACGGTCGCGATCGTCGACGCCTACGACTACCCGAACGCCGAGGAGGAGCTGGCGATCTACCGCCAGCAGTACGGACTGCCGCCCTGCACCACGGCCAACGGCTGCTTCAAGCGCGTCGACCAGCGCGGCGGCACGCAGTATCCGGCGCAGAACGCGTCCTGGCAGCGCGAAGAGGCGCTGGACCTGGACATGGTGTCCGCGGTCTGCCCGAGATGCCACATCGTCCTGGTCGAGGCCGACGACCCGCAGGTGCCGAACATGGGCGCGGCGGTGAACGAGGCCGTGGCGCTGGGCGCGAAGTTCGTCTCCAACAGCTACGGCGCCGACGAGGACCCGGCGGAGCTGGAGATCGACAGCGCCTACTACGACCACCCGGGCGTGGTCATGACGGTCAGCGCCGGCGACTACGGCTACGGCGTGGAGTTCCCGGCCTCGTCGCCGCACGTCACGTCGGTCGGCGGCACGTCGTTGCAGCGTGACGCCAGCGCACGCGGCTGGACCGAGTCGGCGTGGAGCGGCAGCGGCAGCGGTTGTTCGGCGTACGAGGCGAAGCCGGCGTTCCAGCGGGATTCCGGCTGCGCCAACCGAACCGTCGCCGACGTCTCCGCGGTCGCCGACCTGAACACGCCGGTCGCCGTCTACGTGCAGGGCGGCTGGGTGGTGATGGGCGGCACCAGCGTCTCGTCGCCGATCATCGCCGGCGTGTACGCACTCGCCGGCGCCCCGCCGGCCGGCTCGTACCCGAACACCTTCCCGTACAAGGATTCCCGGGCGTTGAACGACGTCGCCGGCGGCGCCAACGGCAAGTGCTCGCCGGCGTACCTGTGCACCGGCGGCCCCGGCTACGACGGCCCGACCGGCCTCGGCACGCCCAACGGCATCGCCGCCTTCACCGCCGGCCCAACGGGCTCGGTCACCGGCACGGTGACCGACAACACCGGCAAGGCCCTGGCCGGCGCGCAGGTGAAGATCGGCGATCTGTCCGCGAACACCGACTCCGCCGGCCATTTCGCGTTGGACGTGCCGGCCGGCACCTACACCGCCACCGCCACCAAGTTCGGCTACGAAGACGCTTCGGTGAGCGGCGTCGCGGTCGGCGACGGCCAGACCGTGACCGAGAACTTCACCCTCGCGGCCATCCCGACCACCACGGTTTCCGGTGTGGTGCGGGACGGTTCCGGCCACGGCTGGCCGCTGGCGGCGCAGGTGCAGGTCGCCGGGCAGCCGACGACGGCCGTGCACACCGACCCGGTCAGCGGCCGGTACACGCTGACCGTGCCGCAGGGCGCCACCTACACCGTGCAGGTCGATCCGGCCTATCCGGGTTACCTCCAGGATTCCCAACAGGTTCAGGTCGGCAAGGCGGCCGTCGGCCACGACGTGGCGATCAAGGTCGACCCGGTGACCTGCGGGGCGCCCGGCTACGACAACAAGTTCAGCGGCGCGACCCAGTCGTTCGACGGATCGTCCACTCCGGACGGTTGGACCGTGCAGAACACCGTGCCCGGCAGCCGGCCGTGGGAGTTCGACAACCCCGGCCGCCGCAGCAACAACACCGGCGGCAGCGGAAACTTCGCCATCACCGAGAGCAACCTGGAGGGTGGTGACCAGGACACCACGCTGACCAGCCCGGTGTACGACCTCAGCGCGGCCGCCAATCCCACGCTGACCTTCGGCACCGACTTCGAGGCGTACGGCGACTCGATGAACGCCTCCGTCGAGTACACGGTGGACGGTGGCACGACCTGGACACCGGTGTGGCGGCACAACTCCCAGGACGCCTCGGGCAAGCAGGTCCTGCCGCTGCCGGCCGCGGCCGGCAAGTCGGCGGTGCAGGTGCGGTTCCACTACGTGGAGGAGAACTTCGGATTCTGGTGGGAGGTCGATGACGTGTTCGTCGGCGACCACGCCTGCACGCTGACGCCCGGCGGCATCGTCACCGGGCACGTCACCGACAAGGTCGCCAACGTGCCGCTGGCCGGCGCGGCAGTGACCAGCGTCGACCACCCGGCGGACAAGACCACCACCAGTGGCGACGGCTCGTACTGGTTCTTCTCCACGCAGACCGGCACGCACCCGATCAGCGCGGCGGCGACGAACTACGTCACGGCGACCACGTCCGCCACCATCACGCCGGACGGCGTGACGCCGCAGGACTTCTCGCTGGACTCGGCGCGGCTGACCGTGAACACCACGGCGATCAGCAAGAGCGTTGCCTGGCAGGGGAACACCACCGCCACGGTCAAGGTGACCAACACCGGCACCGCGCCGGCCGACGTCCGCCTCGATCCGCGGCCCGGCGGCTACACGCCGGCGGCCCAGGTTTCCGCGCCGCTGCGGAAGGTCAAGGGTGACTTCAGCACCGGTCCGTTGCTGGGCAAGGCGAAGACCGCCGCCGTCGCGGACACCACGCCGGCCGCGGCGTCGTGGCAGAGCGTCGCCGACTACCCGACGAAGATCATGGACAACGCGGCCGTCACGGTGAACGGCAAGGTCTACTCGTTCACCGGCCTCAACGGCACTGACCTGACCACGAAGAACTACGTCTACGACCCGGGCACCCAGTCCTGGTCGCCGATCGCCGACCTCAAGGAGGCCCGCGAGAACCCGTTCGCCGTCGCCATCGGTACCAAGGTCTACCTGGCCGGCGGCTGGGGCGTGTCCGGGCCGCCGAACGGCGACCTGGAGATCTACGACACCGCCACCAACGCGTGGACGACCGGCGCCCCGATGCCGAAGGCGTACTCCGCCATGGGCAGCGCGGTGGTCGGCGGCAAGGTCTATGTCGTGGGCGGCTGCCTGCAGGATTCCTGCGGTGTCACGGACGTCCAGGTGTACGACCCGGCGACGAACACGTGGTCGGCCGGCCCGTCGCTGCCGAAGGCGTTGAGCTGGACCAGCTGCGGCACCATCGCCGGCACGCTGTACTGCGCCGGCGGGGCGAGCGGCCTGGACTACGTCGGCGTCGGCTTCGGGCTGAACACCACGACCGGCGTCTGGTCGCCGATCGCCAGCCTGCCGGTGTCGGTGTTCGCGGCGTCCAGCTCCGTCGGGAACGGACAGTTGCTGGTGTCCGGCGGCATCCAGGACGGCAGCCTCACCAACGCCGGCTACGCCTACGACCCGTCGACCAACAGCTGGAGCCCGCTGCCCAACGCCAACGCCACGTTGTTCCGTGGCGCAAGCGCTTGCGGGTTCTACCGGATCGGCGGCTCGGCCGGCGGCTTCAGCCCGACCACGCAGGACCAGCTGCTGCCCGGTTACGACCAGTGCGGCGAGTACGTGTCGATCCCGTGGCTGTCCGTCGCGCCGCAGAACGCCGTGACGATCGCGCCCGGCAAGTCGGCCAGCTTCACCGTGAAGCTGGACGCCGCGTCGCTCGCCCAGCCCGGGGCGTACACGGCGTCGCTGGAGGTCGCCGCTGTCGTGCCGCACCCGGTCGCGGCGATTCCCGTGACCTTCACGGTGAAACCGCCCGCGACCTGGGGCAAGATCACCGGCACGGTGACCGGCCTGGCCTGCAAGGGCGGCGCGGCGCCGATCCCGGGCGCGACCGTGCAGATCGACACCTGGGCGGCGTCGTACACGCTCAAGACCGACGCCAACGGGAATTACGTGCTGTGGCTGGACAACCGGAACAACCCGCTGACGTTGATCGTCGCGCGGGACGGCTGGCAGCCGCAGACCCGGCAGGTGAAGATCAGCAAGGGCAGGTCGGTGACCGCCGACTTCGCCCTGAAACCCGTGTCCTGCTGA
- a CDS encoding lysozyme — MRTSRIAGVVAGLLLITTATTTVTANAATDPDDPALHWAGSQVAKHEGAGAAGFAPLAGLPGLDVSHYQGNVDWASVAAKGAKFAYVKATEGTTYTDPTFAHQYNGSYNAGLIRGAYHFARPNLSSGAAQADYFVAHGGGWSKDGKTLPPMLDIEYAPSGDQCYGLSQASMRSWIQAFSNEVHAKTTRYATVYTTTDWWTKCTGNWSGLSQTNPLFIARYSSSPGTLPAGWATWTFWQFADSGTFPGDQDQFNGSATRLLALANNTA, encoded by the coding sequence ATGCGCACCAGTCGAATCGCCGGTGTTGTCGCCGGCCTGTTACTCATCACCACCGCAACGACCACCGTCACCGCGAACGCGGCCACCGACCCTGACGACCCGGCCCTGCACTGGGCCGGCTCGCAGGTGGCCAAGCACGAGGGCGCCGGCGCCGCGGGCTTCGCGCCGCTGGCCGGCCTGCCCGGCCTCGACGTCAGCCACTACCAGGGCAACGTGGACTGGGCCTCGGTGGCGGCCAAGGGCGCGAAGTTCGCCTACGTCAAGGCCACCGAGGGCACGACCTACACCGACCCGACCTTCGCCCACCAGTACAACGGAAGCTACAACGCGGGCCTGATCCGCGGCGCCTACCACTTCGCCCGGCCGAACCTGTCGAGCGGCGCCGCCCAGGCCGACTACTTCGTCGCCCACGGCGGCGGCTGGTCCAAGGACGGCAAGACGCTGCCGCCCATGCTGGACATCGAGTACGCGCCCAGCGGCGACCAGTGCTACGGCCTGAGCCAGGCCTCGATGCGCAGCTGGATCCAGGCGTTCAGCAACGAGGTGCACGCCAAGACCACGCGCTACGCCACCGTGTACACGACCACCGACTGGTGGACGAAGTGCACCGGCAACTGGAGCGGGCTGAGCCAGACCAACCCGCTGTTCATCGCCCGCTACAGCAGCAGCCCCGGCACCCTGCCCGCGGGCTGGGCCACCTGGACGTTCTGGCAGTTCGCGGACTCCGGCACGTTCCCGGGCGACCAGGACCAGTTCAACGGCTCGGCGACCCGCCTGCTCGCCCTGGCCAACAACACCGCCTGA